The proteins below are encoded in one region of Canis lupus dingo isolate Sandy chromosome 30, ASM325472v2, whole genome shotgun sequence:
- the LOC112675483 gene encoding olfactory receptor 4F3/4F16/4F29, whose amino-acid sequence MDGGNHSAVSEFVFLGLTHSWEIQLLLLVFSSVLYVASMTGNILIVFSVTIDPHLHSPMYFLLASLSFIDLGACSATSPKMIYDLFRKHKVISFGGCIAQIFFIHVIGGVEMVLLIAMAFDRYVAICKPLHYLTIMSPRRCILFLAAAWALGVSHSLFQLAFVVNLPFCGPNVLDSFYCDLPRLLRLACTDTYRLQFMVTVNSGFICVGSFFILLISYVFILFTVWKHSSGGSSKALSTLSAHIMVVLLFFGPTMFVYTWPHPKSQMDKFLAIFDAVLTPFLNPVIYTFRNKDMKSAMKRVCRQLVYKFII is encoded by the exons ATGGATGGAGGGAATCACTCGGCTGTATCTGAGTTTGTGTTCCTGGGACTCACTCACTCATGGGAGATCCAGCTTCTCCTTCTGGTGTTCTCCTCTGTGCTCTACGTGGCAAGCATGACTGGAAACATCCTCATTGTGTTTTCTGTGACCATTGATCCTCACTTACACTCCCCCATGTACTTTCTCCTGGCCAGTCTCTCTTTCATTGACTTGGGAGCCTGCTCTGCTACCTCACCCAAGATGATTTATGACCTTTTCAGAAAGCACAAAGTCATCTCCTTTGGCGGCTGCATCGCCCAGATCTtcttcatccatgtcattggtGGCGTGGAGATGGTGCTGCTCATTGCCATGGCCTTTGACAGATATGTGGCCATATGCAAGCCCCTCCATTATCTGACCATCATGAGCCCACGGAGGTGCATCTTATTTCTGGCTGCTGCTTGGGCCCTTGGTGTCAGTCACTCACTGTTCCAACTGGCATTTGTTGTTAATCTACCCTTCTGTGGTCCTAATGTGCTGGACAGCTTTTACTGTGACCTTCCTCGTCTCCTCAGACTGGCCTGTACAGACACCTACAGGTTGCAGTTCATGGTCACTGTCAACAGTGGGTTTATCTGTGTTGGTTCCTTCTTCATACTCCTCATCTCCTACGTCTTCATCCTGTTTACTGTTTGGAAACATTCCTCAGGTGGCTCATCCAAGGCCCTCTCCACTTTGTCAGCTCACATCATGGTGGTCCTTTTGTTCTTTGGTCCAACCATGTTTGTCTATACATGGCCACACCCCAAATCCCAGATGGACAAATTTCTTGCTATTTTTGATGCAGTTCTCACTCCTTTTTTAAATCCTGTTATCTACACATTCAGGAATAAAGACATGAAGTCAGCAATGAAAAGAGTATGCAGACAGCTA gtgtacaaattTATAATTTGA